The proteins below come from a single Spirochaetia bacterium 38H-sp genomic window:
- a CDS encoding YicC/YloC family endoribonuclease, with product MRSMTGYAYKEAANNRWNVSVEIKGYNNRFMELFVGLPSYFSMIEPEVRKLVSTRIQRGKVEVYIRVKELEEKINVNVDYELLDAYLSAFYQIKKKRKLSGKITLDNLITVGGFLKTEKDLSPDEFMDFLTPVLDKAMYDFIETKEREGKATKGDILSQLTHVEDGLANIKTRAAELEAMFKEQLTIRMQELLSGAVDEQRMLAELAVLLTKYSVNEEISRLEAHIKLFKELADSDIPVGKKLDFLCQEMNREINTIGSKSTIVEISQKVVDMKDAVENIREQLRNIE from the coding sequence ATGAGAAGCATGACAGGCTATGCATATAAAGAAGCAGCCAATAACAGGTGGAATGTCTCTGTAGAAATAAAAGGCTATAACAACCGCTTTATGGAGCTTTTTGTAGGACTTCCCTCCTATTTTAGTATGATAGAGCCGGAGGTAAGGAAACTTGTCAGCACTAGAATACAAAGAGGAAAGGTAGAAGTTTATATAAGAGTAAAAGAATTGGAAGAAAAAATAAACGTTAATGTGGATTATGAGCTTCTGGATGCCTATCTTTCTGCCTTTTATCAGATAAAAAAGAAGAGAAAGCTTTCTGGTAAAATAACTCTTGACAATCTTATTACCGTAGGTGGCTTTCTCAAGACAGAAAAAGATCTGTCACCAGATGAGTTTATGGATTTCCTTACGCCTGTTCTCGATAAGGCCATGTATGACTTTATAGAAACCAAGGAAAGGGAGGGAAAAGCCACAAAAGGAGATATACTATCTCAGCTTACTCATGTAGAAGACGGACTTGCAAATATAAAAACAAGAGCAGCAGAGCTGGAAGCCATGTTTAAAGAGCAGCTTACTATAAGAATGCAGGAGCTTTTATCCGGTGCTGTGGACGAACAGAGGATGCTTGCGGAATTGGCCGTGCTCCTTACCAAGTATTCTGTAAACGAAGAAATATCCAGGCTTGAGGCACACATAAAACTTTTTAAAGAACTGGCGGATTCAGACATCCCGGTGGGTAAAAAGCTTGATTTTCTTTGCCAGGAGATGAACAGAGAAATAAACACAATAGGCTCAAAAAGCACAATAGTAGAAATAAGCCAGAAAGTTGTCGACATGAAAGACGCAGTTGAAAACATAAGAGAACAGCTCAGAAACATAGAATAG
- the murC gene encoding UDP-N-acetylmuramate--L-alanine ligase — translation MDLFLPSSLASSRLFFVGIKGTGMTALAELCVSSGAFVEGSDVDEPFYTDEILSSLGVCIRDFSSEWIDSSWDCIVFSAAYDKSSHPQLVRAAQLGLPLVSYPEALGAFSQGFFSCGISGVHGKTSTTAISGTLANAIGLPALSLTGSAVPLWGGRATIGPSYNVLSSPSIHFDKKKASFFIAETCEYRRHFMHFSPSCVLLTSVEPDHLDYFKDYKDIESAFIDYTMKLPENGFFIYCADNAGACSVAKHISGSRTDINLISYGKIGDASFRISGTEQLAGMQRFSVNDRFSFSLKVPGEHMIENAVGALALISVLAVKAGFSESFDSFIEDYYDKLSAAFLAFSGTRRRSEVVGETGGILFIDDYGHHPTAIRSTIAGYRSFYPGRRIVVDFMSHTYSRTKALLDDFAASFTDADIVILHKIYASAREKSGDITGKDLYERVKERQDAVYYSHEVMDAMGLCRELLKPGDVFITMGAGNNWILGRELYKYYSNLEDKNI, via the coding sequence ATGGATTTGTTTTTACCGTCATCACTTGCTTCTTCCAGACTTTTTTTTGTAGGTATTAAGGGTACCGGAATGACGGCTCTTGCGGAGTTGTGTGTATCTTCCGGTGCCTTTGTGGAGGGCTCCGATGTGGATGAGCCCTTTTATACAGATGAGATACTGTCATCTCTCGGTGTCTGTATACGTGATTTTTCTTCTGAGTGGATTGATTCTTCATGGGACTGTATTGTTTTTTCCGCAGCATACGACAAGTCTTCTCATCCTCAGCTTGTTAGAGCAGCTCAATTAGGGCTACCGCTTGTCTCTTATCCTGAAGCCTTAGGCGCATTTTCTCAGGGTTTTTTTTCTTGTGGTATTTCTGGCGTACACGGTAAAACAAGTACTACGGCTATTTCCGGTACTCTTGCCAATGCCATTGGACTGCCTGCGCTCTCGCTTACAGGCAGCGCAGTGCCTCTATGGGGAGGTCGGGCTACTATAGGACCTTCTTATAATGTTCTTTCTTCTCCGTCAATCCATTTTGACAAAAAGAAGGCAAGTTTTTTTATTGCAGAGACATGTGAGTATAGAAGGCACTTTATGCACTTTTCTCCCTCCTGTGTTCTTCTTACAAGCGTTGAGCCTGATCATCTCGATTATTTTAAGGATTATAAGGACATAGAATCCGCTTTTATAGATTATACTATGAAATTGCCTGAGAACGGTTTTTTCATTTATTGTGCGGATAATGCTGGAGCATGTTCTGTAGCAAAACATATTTCTGGTAGTAGGACAGATATAAATCTCATTTCCTACGGTAAAATTGGGGATGCTTCTTTTAGAATCAGTGGCACAGAACAACTTGCAGGTATGCAGCGTTTTTCTGTCAATGACAGATTTTCTTTTTCTCTAAAGGTACCAGGTGAACATATGATTGAGAATGCTGTTGGTGCCCTTGCGCTTATCAGTGTCCTTGCTGTCAAGGCTGGGTTTTCTGAGTCTTTTGACAGCTTTATAGAAGACTACTACGACAAGCTTTCTGCAGCTTTTCTTGCTTTTTCCGGAACCAGGAGAAGAAGCGAGGTTGTAGGGGAAACTGGGGGAATTCTGTTTATTGATGACTATGGCCATCATCCCACTGCAATACGCTCTACAATTGCAGGTTATCGTTCTTTTTATCCCGGCAGAAGAATTGTCGTTGATTTTATGTCCCATACTTATTCCAGGACAAAGGCACTGCTTGATGACTTTGCTGCATCCTTTACTGACGCAGATATTGTCATACTTCATAAGATATATGCCTCGGCCAGGGAAAAATCCGGAGACATAACAGGAAAAGACCTGTATGAGAGAGTAAAAGAAAGACAGGATGCTGTTTATTACTCGCATGAGGTTATGGATGCCATGGGACTTTGCAGGGAGCTTTTGAAACCAGGGGATGTTTTTATCACTATGGGTGCAGGAAACAACTGGATTTTAGGAAGAGAACTTTACAAGTATTATTCTAACTTGGAGGACAAAAATATATGA
- the fusA gene encoding elongation factor G, whose amino-acid sequence MGTTTDIIRNIAIVGHGGTGKTTLMEHILKSAGIIDRPETVESGKTVSDFLPEEIANGFSIKTSLCSFMWHGHKVNIFDTPGSGDFIGEVVSSFRTADCALVVVGAKAGVQIETIKLWRRLDKRNMPRMIFINKMDIDNASYADTMEMLEDRFKKTFIPVTIPMGEASDFKGVINLLTMRAHVMENGKEKEIDIPEEYKDMAEEAHFRMIEAAAEGDDELTEKYFEEGELSLEEAKRGLMEGLKDNKFVPVMCGSAINHSGINDLFNVLSEIAPSPLSIEEPILKNGEQDSLAISSEGDFCGYVFKTFYDQFSGKLSYIKIVRGSIAPGMEIFNQREHKKERVAKVFTALGKKLTETDSLGAGDIAVLTKMESLQTNDTVSQKEIDFTFVPLALPQPIFSLAIEAGSKKEQDKLGELLHREAEEDKTFVMRYNPETKETVISGMGELHINIILNKIKEKYKIDVHTRTPQVAYRETLTKPASAEYTHKKQTGGHGQYARVVLEIAPLPRGENFNFVNAIHGGAISKGYIPGVEKGVKEGMESGILAGYPVVDLEAKVVDGKEHPVDSSEMAFKIAAKEALKEALSKAACVLLEPVMKLKVFIEEQYVGDILSDLSGRRGRVLGQEPLGGGIVEIDALVPQAELLRYAIDLKSMTSGTGAFELEFDHYEPVSGRIAEDIIKKAKEAEAAVAG is encoded by the coding sequence ATGGGAACGACAACGGATATTATCCGAAACATCGCTATTGTAGGGCATGGTGGTACTGGCAAGACTACGCTGATGGAACATATTCTTAAGTCTGCCGGTATTATTGACCGGCCGGAGACTGTTGAGTCCGGCAAGACTGTTAGCGATTTTTTGCCTGAGGAGATTGCCAATGGTTTTTCCATAAAGACCAGTCTTTGCAGTTTTATGTGGCACGGGCATAAGGTTAATATTTTTGATACTCCGGGGTCGGGAGATTTTATTGGTGAGGTTGTTTCCTCTTTTAGAACTGCTGATTGTGCTCTTGTTGTTGTGGGTGCTAAAGCCGGGGTGCAGATTGAGACTATAAAGCTCTGGAGGCGCCTTGATAAAAGAAATATGCCTAGAATGATTTTTATCAATAAGATGGATATAGATAATGCAAGCTATGCAGATACCATGGAGATGCTTGAGGATAGGTTTAAAAAGACATTTATCCCAGTAACTATTCCTATGGGTGAGGCATCAGATTTTAAGGGTGTTATCAATCTTCTTACCATGAGGGCACACGTTATGGAGAATGGTAAGGAAAAAGAGATTGATATACCCGAAGAATACAAGGATATGGCCGAGGAGGCTCATTTTAGAATGATTGAGGCTGCTGCCGAGGGTGATGATGAGCTTACAGAGAAGTATTTTGAAGAGGGGGAACTGAGTCTGGAGGAGGCCAAGCGAGGTCTTATGGAGGGACTTAAGGATAATAAGTTTGTTCCTGTTATGTGTGGCTCTGCAATCAATCACTCCGGTATCAATGACCTTTTTAATGTATTGAGTGAAATTGCTCCTTCTCCTCTTTCTATTGAGGAGCCTATTTTAAAAAATGGTGAGCAAGATAGTCTTGCTATTTCTTCTGAGGGAGATTTTTGTGGTTATGTTTTTAAGACTTTTTATGATCAATTTTCCGGTAAGCTGTCTTATATAAAAATTGTTAGAGGTTCTATTGCTCCTGGTATGGAGATTTTTAATCAACGGGAACATAAAAAAGAAAGAGTTGCCAAGGTTTTTACCGCTCTAGGAAAGAAGCTTACAGAGACAGATAGCTTGGGAGCCGGAGATATAGCTGTGCTTACCAAGATGGAATCTCTTCAGACCAACGATACTGTTTCTCAAAAGGAAATCGATTTTACCTTTGTTCCTCTTGCTCTGCCACAGCCTATTTTTTCTCTTGCGATAGAGGCTGGTTCCAAAAAAGAGCAGGATAAGCTGGGTGAGTTGTTGCACAGAGAGGCTGAGGAGGATAAAACCTTTGTTATGCGCTATAATCCCGAGACTAAGGAAACTGTTATTTCTGGTATGGGTGAGCTGCATATCAATATTATTCTCAATAAAATTAAAGAAAAGTATAAAATAGATGTCCACACAAGGACACCTCAGGTTGCATACAGAGAGACTCTTACCAAGCCTGCTTCTGCGGAGTATACGCACAAAAAACAAACAGGTGGACATGGTCAGTATGCTAGGGTTGTACTTGAAATTGCTCCTTTGCCGCGTGGTGAGAATTTTAATTTTGTCAATGCGATTCACGGTGGTGCCATTTCCAAGGGATATATTCCTGGTGTGGAGAAGGGGGTTAAGGAAGGCATGGAGTCCGGTATACTTGCCGGTTATCCTGTGGTTGACCTTGAGGCGAAGGTTGTTGATGGTAAGGAGCATCCTGTGGATTCTTCCGAGATGGCATTTAAGATTGCCGCAAAAGAGGCTCTCAAGGAGGCTCTTTCCAAGGCTGCTTGTGTTTTGCTTGAACCTGTTATGAAGCTTAAGGTTTTTATAGAAGAACAGTATGTGGGTGATATTCTTTCTGATCTCAGCGGTAGGCGTGGCAGAGTGCTTGGACAGGAGCCTCTTGGTGGAGGTATTGTGGAGATTGATGCCCTTGTTCCTCAGGCAGAGCTGCTGCGCTATGCAATTGATCTAAAGTCCATGACTTCTGGCACGGGTGCTTTTGAGCTTGAATTTGACCATTATGAGCCTGTATCGGGAAGAATTGCAGAAGATATCATAAAGAAGGCCAAGGAGGCAGAGGCTGCTGTTGCAGGATAA
- a CDS encoding YraN family protein has protein sequence MSTRELGNSGEDAAEVYLRSKGLKILKRNFIGSRGEVDIIAKDGDCFVFVEVKSWSAYDKDSLCLSISSGKMRRICYTALEYLYSEGLSEEDVDLRFDVIFIRHGKVEHLVGAFDGILEDGTYSKENRPQED, from the coding sequence ATGAGTACTAGAGAACTTGGAAACAGCGGAGAAGATGCTGCGGAAGTCTATCTTAGGTCAAAAGGGCTTAAAATTCTTAAAAGAAATTTTATAGGTTCTCGCGGAGAGGTCGATATTATAGCTAAGGATGGAGATTGTTTTGTCTTTGTCGAGGTTAAATCATGGAGTGCTTACGATAAAGATAGTCTCTGTCTATCCATATCGTCCGGGAAAATGAGACGGATATGTTATACTGCTCTTGAGTATCTTTACAGCGAGGGGCTTTCCGAGGAAGATGTGGATTTGCGTTTTGATGTCATTTTTATAAGACACGGCAAAGTGGAGCACCTTGTCGGAGCTTTTGACGGGATATTAGAAGATGGTACGTATAGCAAGGAAAATAGACCCCAAGAGGATTGA
- a CDS encoding HD-GYP domain-containing protein, which yields MREIKVSELKPGIRFTQPVYLDEKNLFLPKDIPLKKKDIEKLIKWGISEVFSDGEILDPENASDILLMISSFQTDFQKEIYELLKSNIAKTAKIFDKIAKIERVEREEIDTVVDSLVKVIDVYKRDVIHFVLYSGIQSYDLPANAVSIALISLLLADTMDYPRHKKIALATGALLHDVGMYRVPGTILSKDSSLSDVEYKQMKAHTVYSYRIIRNELSYSEDVALVALQHHERWDGNGYPRNLESASISEYARIVSIADAFQAMISERPYRSPLTGYSAMRTILGDNGRRFDPDIVKEFIKTMGIYPLGSIVLLNNGAVGVVVDTSTESPLRPELRILIDENGKDFLSNNGPVLNLQKSKSVFIVKVVEPSEIRSKLPA from the coding sequence ATGAGAGAGATAAAGGTGTCTGAGCTTAAACCCGGTATAAGATTTACACAGCCTGTTTATCTTGATGAAAAAAACCTTTTTCTTCCCAAGGATATCCCTCTAAAAAAGAAGGATATAGAGAAGCTTATAAAGTGGGGTATATCGGAGGTTTTTTCTGACGGAGAAATCCTTGATCCTGAGAATGCAAGTGATATTTTGCTTATGATTTCTTCGTTCCAGACTGATTTTCAGAAGGAAATATATGAGCTTTTAAAAAGCAATATTGCAAAGACTGCAAAGATATTTGATAAGATTGCCAAGATAGAACGTGTAGAGAGAGAAGAAATTGATACTGTTGTAGATTCTTTGGTAAAGGTTATAGATGTATATAAGCGTGATGTTATACACTTTGTACTTTATAGTGGTATACAGTCTTACGACCTTCCTGCCAATGCTGTAAGCATTGCTCTCATTTCTCTTCTTCTGGCAGATACTATGGATTATCCAAGGCATAAAAAGATTGCACTTGCTACAGGAGCTCTTCTGCATGATGTAGGTATGTATAGGGTGCCTGGCACAATATTGAGCAAAGATTCTTCTTTATCAGATGTGGAGTACAAGCAGATGAAGGCTCATACAGTATATTCTTACAGGATTATAAGAAATGAGCTTTCTTATTCTGAGGATGTTGCACTTGTTGCTCTACAGCATCACGAGAGATGGGATGGTAATGGTTATCCTCGTAATTTGGAGTCTGCTTCCATATCTGAGTATGCGCGCATAGTATCAATAGCAGATGCTTTTCAGGCTATGATAAGCGAGAGGCCTTATAGAAGTCCTCTTACAGGTTATTCTGCTATGAGAACAATTCTAGGAGATAACGGAAGGCGCTTTGACCCGGATATTGTAAAAGAGTTTATAAAAACAATGGGTATTTATCCTCTTGGCAGTATTGTACTTCTTAATAATGGTGCTGTGGGTGTTGTTGTAGATACCAGTACCGAGTCCCCGCTGAGACCAGAGCTTAGAATACTGATAGATGAGAATGGCAAGGATTTCCTTTCCAATAATGGTCCTGTTCTTAATCTGCAGAAAAGTAAGTCTGTCTTTATAGTTAAGGTAGTTGAGCCTTCCGAGATACGCTCCAAGCTTCCTGCATGA
- a CDS encoding EscU/YscU/HrcU family type III secretion system export apparatus switch protein — protein sequence MAEKNIAVAISYDKTMPAPFVIAKGKGMLAEKIIDIAKRENVELVSDDIADKAYELFKPGSYIPEEVYEAVASIFAFVYTINEKSKKDML from the coding sequence ATGGCAGAAAAAAATATTGCTGTTGCTATTTCTTATGATAAAACAATGCCTGCTCCTTTTGTCATTGCAAAGGGTAAAGGAATGCTTGCAGAAAAGATAATAGATATAGCAAAGAGAGAGAATGTTGAGCTTGTGTCAGATGATATAGCTGACAAGGCTTATGAGCTTTTTAAGCCTGGTTCTTATATCCCCGAGGAGGTGTATGAGGCAGTAGCCAGCATTTTTGCTTTTGTATATACTATAAATGAAAAAAGTAAAAAGGATATGCTATGA
- the rplS gene encoding 50S ribosomal protein L19, translated as MKEIQAIEAAQIKEDRENFNVGDTVRVHFRIIEGETERIQIFEGIVIAKRNGGVRKTFTVRKISYGVGVERIFPINSPRIQKIEVVRRGLVRRAKLYYLRNRIGKKATKVKEKLERKSK; from the coding sequence ATGAAAGAGATTCAGGCAATTGAAGCTGCACAGATAAAAGAGGATAGAGAGAATTTTAATGTTGGTGATACAGTACGTGTTCATTTCCGCATAATAGAGGGAGAGACAGAGAGAATCCAGATTTTTGAAGGTATTGTCATAGCCAAGAGAAATGGTGGTGTAAGAAAGACTTTTACTGTGCGTAAGATTTCCTATGGTGTGGGTGTTGAGAGAATTTTTCCTATAAATTCTCCCAGAATTCAGAAGATAGAGGTTGTAAGAAGGGGCCTTGTAAGAAGGGCAAAACTTTACTATCTCAGAAATCGTATTGGTAAAAAAGCAACAAAGGTTAAGGAAAAACTTGAGAGAAAGTCCAAGTAA
- the trmD gene encoding tRNA (guanosine(37)-N1)-methyltransferase TrmD — MKINILTLFPEIVRPYFTNSIPAKAIEKDIFSVDIVNIRDFALDKHRTCDDEPYGGGAGMVLKPEPVSLALEKVTENLKTPVIIYPSPAGIPFDQSTAYELSKEKELVFLCGRYEGLDQRIIDYYDIKEYSIGDYVLSAGELAALVIVDAVIRLIDGVITNESLREESFSSGLLEYPHYTRPAVFKGVPVPDVLLSGHHENIRQWRLRKSIERTLDRRPDLLHNKALSEEEKAILENILEERGRRNERDSGN; from the coding sequence ATGAAGATAAATATTCTTACTCTTTTTCCTGAGATAGTAAGGCCTTATTTTACCAACTCAATACCTGCAAAGGCCATAGAAAAAGATATTTTTTCCGTGGATATTGTAAACATAAGGGATTTTGCTCTGGATAAACATAGGACTTGTGATGACGAGCCTTATGGAGGTGGAGCAGGAATGGTATTGAAGCCGGAGCCAGTTTCTTTGGCTCTGGAGAAAGTAACAGAAAACCTTAAAACGCCTGTCATCATATATCCTTCTCCTGCAGGAATACCCTTTGATCAGAGTACTGCTTATGAGCTTTCCAAGGAAAAAGAGCTTGTTTTCCTCTGTGGAAGGTACGAAGGATTAGATCAGAGGATTATCGATTATTATGATATAAAAGAGTATAGCATAGGCGATTATGTTCTATCTGCAGGTGAGCTGGCTGCTTTGGTAATAGTGGATGCTGTTATACGTCTTATAGACGGAGTAATTACCAATGAGTCTCTAAGAGAAGAAAGCTTTTCTTCCGGGTTGCTTGAGTACCCGCATTACACAAGACCTGCTGTTTTTAAAGGGGTACCTGTACCAGATGTACTGCTATCCGGACACCACGAAAATATAAGACAGTGGAGATTAAGAAAAAGTATTGAGAGGACACTGGACAGAAGGCCGGATTTGTTACATAATAAGGCATTATCAGAAGAAGAGAAGGCTATTTTAGAAAACATTTTAGAGGAGAGAGGACGCAGAAATGAAAGAGATTCAGGCAATTGA
- the rimM gene encoding ribosome maturation factor RimM (Essential for efficient processing of 16S rRNA) → MNNFLAIGYVKSAHGVRGNIRVCSFSGESEHFYGLTELTLRRGKREYIFKIEKVSGIHPVIIIKLEGLNTREDALRYKGYEVLVPREKAAPCRENEYYIADLIGCKIYLEGDTNSIIGTVSSVIETSNTNLMEVVRLSGDKVIIPFQDHFIGNINIENKLIELKAPWILE, encoded by the coding sequence ATGAATAATTTTCTGGCTATAGGATATGTAAAATCTGCCCACGGGGTAAGAGGAAATATCCGAGTCTGCAGTTTTTCGGGGGAGAGTGAGCATTTTTACGGTTTGACGGAGCTCACTCTCCGTCGTGGTAAAAGGGAATACATCTTTAAGATAGAAAAAGTTTCCGGGATTCATCCTGTAATAATAATAAAATTAGAGGGACTAAATACCAGGGAAGATGCCTTAAGGTATAAGGGTTATGAGGTGCTTGTTCCCAGGGAAAAAGCTGCTCCTTGTAGAGAAAATGAGTATTATATAGCTGATCTTATAGGCTGTAAGATTTATCTGGAGGGAGATACAAACTCCATAATAGGAACTGTATCATCGGTCATTGAGACTTCTAATACAAATCTTATGGAGGTTGTCAGGCTTTCTGGAGATAAGGTTATAATACCTTTTCAGGACCATTTTATAGGTAATATAAATATAGAAAATAAGCTTATTGAACTTAAGGCTCCCTGGATTTTGGAATGA
- a CDS encoding KH domain-containing protein → MEKELVAYIAKSLVDNPDSVEVTLIEGEKSTILELKVDPNDVGKVIGKHGRIAKAVRTILNAAATKTGKRILLEILD, encoded by the coding sequence ATGGAAAAGGAACTCGTAGCGTACATTGCAAAATCCCTTGTGGATAATCCTGACAGTGTGGAAGTAACTCTTATTGAGGGAGAAAAGTCCACTATTTTGGAACTCAAAGTGGACCCTAACGATGTTGGTAAAGTAATAGGTAAGCACGGACGCATTGCAAAGGCCGTGAGAACTATTCTTAATGCTGCAGCCACAAAGACCGGAAAGAGGATACTTCTAGAAATCCTTGACTGA
- the rpsP gene encoding 30S ribosomal protein S16, with the protein MSVRIRLKRFGTKKRPYYRIVVADSQTPRDGRVLDEVGLYHPIEKDEEKQIVVKEDKVKKWLENGAQPSDTVKRLLNKKNIFVK; encoded by the coding sequence GTGAGTGTAAGAATCAGACTCAAGAGGTTTGGTACCAAGAAGCGTCCCTACTATCGTATAGTAGTAGCGGATTCTCAGACCCCTCGTGATGGTCGTGTCCTCGATGAGGTAGGGCTGTACCACCCTATCGAAAAGGACGAAGAGAAACAGATTGTCGTAAAAGAAGACAAGGTTAAAAAATGGCTTGAGAATGGTGCTCAGCCTTCTGATACGGTAAAGCGCCTTCTCAATAAGAAGAACATCTTTGTGAAATAG
- the ffh gene encoding signal recognition particle protein, whose product MFENISRRFQDVIKTVSGKATISDKNIEEAVEQIKLALLDADVNLRVVRRFVNQTIEEAKGEKVLRSVSPGQQFIKIVNDKLIHFLGDEKQDLQLKGPDTLSVVLLAGLQGSGKTTSAAKLANLLKKQGRKPILIAADLVRPAAIDQLETLAAAIGVAIYTDRENNNPVKVVKAGLKEAKKGLYDVAIIDTAGRHQVDDALMGEIEAVAKEAKPDEVLFVADAMTGQSAADVAKAFKERIDITGVILTKFDSDTRGGAALSIKTITKAPIKFIGVGEKTEDFEPFYPDRIASRILGMGDVVSLVEKAQEVTDKEEAEKLEKKIRKATFTLEDYLEQFQKIKKMGNLQSLVEMIPGMQGAVAPQDIDIKALKKEEAIILSMTLAERNNPRIIGPSRKKRIAKGSGTSVYEVNRLLKNFEKMRLMMKKMVKNKNAQQSMMSQWMG is encoded by the coding sequence ATGTTTGAGAATATTAGCAGACGATTTCAGGATGTCATAAAAACAGTCAGTGGAAAAGCTACTATAAGCGATAAGAATATAGAAGAAGCTGTAGAGCAGATAAAACTTGCTCTGCTTGATGCGGATGTTAATCTTCGAGTAGTACGTCGCTTTGTCAATCAGACAATAGAAGAGGCAAAGGGAGAGAAAGTCCTGCGCTCCGTATCTCCAGGACAGCAGTTTATAAAAATTGTCAATGATAAACTTATACATTTTTTAGGTGATGAGAAGCAGGACTTGCAGCTCAAGGGTCCCGATACTCTCTCCGTCGTACTCCTTGCAGGTCTACAAGGCTCGGGTAAGACAACAAGTGCTGCAAAACTTGCAAACCTTTTAAAAAAACAGGGAAGAAAACCAATACTCATAGCAGCTGACCTTGTGCGTCCTGCTGCCATAGACCAGTTGGAAACTCTTGCTGCTGCTATAGGTGTTGCTATATATACCGACAGAGAAAATAATAATCCTGTTAAGGTTGTAAAGGCAGGTTTAAAAGAGGCAAAAAAAGGCCTTTATGATGTTGCTATAATTGATACTGCAGGAAGACATCAGGTTGATGATGCTCTTATGGGTGAGATTGAGGCTGTTGCAAAAGAGGCAAAACCTGATGAAGTTCTTTTTGTAGCTGATGCAATGACAGGTCAGAGCGCAGCTGATGTTGCAAAGGCTTTTAAAGAGCGCATAGATATAACAGGCGTCATTCTTACCAAGTTTGACTCTGATACAAGGGGTGGTGCGGCTCTTTCTATCAAGACAATTACAAAGGCTCCCATAAAGTTTATAGGTGTAGGAGAAAAGACAGAAGATTTTGAGCCTTTTTATCCGGACAGAATTGCTAGCAGGATTCTTGGTATGGGAGATGTCGTAAGTCTGGTAGAGAAGGCTCAGGAAGTAACAGACAAAGAAGAAGCAGAAAAACTTGAGAAAAAAATAAGAAAAGCTACATTTACGCTTGAAGACTATCTTGAACAATTTCAAAAAATCAAGAAAATGGGTAATCTGCAGTCTCTGGTGGAGATGATACCTGGGATGCAGGGAGCTGTTGCTCCTCAAGATATCGATATAAAGGCTTTAAAAAAAGAAGAGGCTATAATATTGTCAATGACCCTGGCAGAGCGCAATAATCCTAGGATTATTGGACCTTCCAGGAAAAAAAGAATAGCAAAAGGGAGCGGAACCTCTGTGTATGAGGTCAACCGCCTCTTGAAAAATTTTGAAAAAATGCGTCTTATGATGAAGAAGATGGTCAAGAATAAGAACGCACAACAATCAATGATGTCCCAGTGGATGGGATAG